One genomic window of Micrococcus flavus includes the following:
- a CDS encoding IS5 family transposase (programmed frameshift) — MSRFQMLSDTQWELIAPMLPTRTGRAGRPFADARAMVEAIIYRYRCGIAWRDLPEVYGPWQTVWTWHRRLAEKGTWDTVLATLTAAADAEGLIDWSVAVDSTIARAHQHATNITRHTGGGSNYKNPREEPADHGIGRSRGGLSTKIHQLVDGTGLPLVSLITPGQARDSPMLLPLLEQLRVTRPVGRPRTRPKAVLGDKAYSSRAIRTHLRARRIKAVIPEPADQQDHRRRRGSAGGRPVGLDADAYKGRNVIERQYAHLKQWRGLATRYDKYAIIYRAAVVLNAVIAWSKRLSDMP, encoded by the exons ATGTCCCGGTTCCAGATGCTCTCTGACACCCAATGGGAGTTGATCGCCCCGATGCTCCCGACCCGGACCGGCCGCGCCGGCAGGCCGTTCGCCGACGCCCGCGCCATGGTGGAGGCAATCATCTACCGGTACCGGTGCGGAATCGCTTGGAGGGATCTGCCCGAGGTCTACGGGCCCTGGCAGACCGTGTGGACCTGGCATCGGCGCTTGGCCGAAAAAGGCACCTGGGACACGGTGCTGGCCACGCTGACCGCCGCCGCTGACGCCGAAGGCCTGATCGATTGGTCGGTGGCGGTGGACTCCACGATCGCCCGCGCCCACCAGCACGCGACGAACATCACCCGCCACACAGGGGGA GGATCGAACTACAAGAATCCGCGTGAGGAGCCCGCCGATCACGGCATCGGGCGCTCCCGTGGCGGGCTGAGCACGAAGATCCATCAGCTCGTCGATGGGACCGGGCTGCCGCTGGTCAGCCTGATCACCCCCGGCCAGGCAAGGGACTCCCCGATGCTGCTTCCTCTTCTGGAGCAGCTGCGCGTGACCCGGCCAGTAGGGCGGCCCCGGACCCGCCCCAAGGCCGTGCTGGGCGACAAGGCGTACTCCTCCCGGGCGATCCGCACCCACCTGCGTGCCCGCCGGATCAAGGCGGTCATCCCCGAACCGGCCGACCAGCAGGACCACCGCAGACGCCGCGGCTCAGCCGGCGGGCGCCCCGTCGGCCTCGACGCGGACGCCTACAAGGGCCGCAACGTCATCGAGCGCCAGTACGCACACCTGAAGCAGTGGCGGGGCCTGGCCACCCGGTATGACAAGTACGCGATCATCTACAGGGCCGCTGTGGTGTTGAACGCTGTGATCGCATGGTCAAAACGATTGTCAGACATGCCCTAG
- a CDS encoding winged helix-turn-helix transcriptional regulator — protein sequence MSIEEMVLDPYQAGCPTRRILDRIGDRWTVLVVGALGPGPARFSALLRHVEGISQKMLTQTLRALERDGLLTRRAYPEVPVRVEYQLTDAGRSLLAPLKALETWSIDHFTQVHHAQTMFDRRDS from the coding sequence ATGAGCATCGAGGAGATGGTTCTGGACCCATACCAGGCCGGCTGCCCGACCCGGCGCATCCTCGACCGCATCGGCGACCGGTGGACCGTCCTGGTCGTCGGAGCCCTCGGCCCCGGACCCGCCCGCTTCTCCGCCCTACTGCGTCACGTCGAGGGCATCTCCCAGAAGATGCTCACCCAAACCCTCCGCGCCCTGGAACGCGACGGCCTGCTCACCCGCCGCGCCTACCCCGAAGTGCCCGTACGCGTCGAATACCAGCTCACCGACGCCGGCCGCTCCCTCCTGGCCCCCCTCAAAGCCCTCGAAACCTGGTCCATCGACCACTTCACCCAAGTCCACCACGCCCAGACCATGTTCGACCGGCGCGACTCCTGA
- a CDS encoding ISL3 family transposase — translation MPEPTLYCRARGDYCTCCDLLVGLPGLHVLTAERDDHDRLVVTVESAPEPMGCRSCGVIARGHGRIEVSLVDAPAFGRPVRIIWRKRRWLCPDPACEVGSFIEQDEKVAAPRAVLTTRACRWAIEQIRREHASVNGIRRQLGTGWRTVWDSIQPLLQAADEDPSRFEGVAILGVDEHVWHHVSTKPIHHGGRGPKELTGMVDLTRDEGGRTRARLLDLVPGRSGRVYKDWLDQRGDAFRARIEVATLDPFHGYKNAIDDQLEDARSVLDAFHVVKLATTVVDDVRRRVQQQIHGHRGRKSDPLYRVRNVLRAGAENLTDRQRDRLETAWAAHEQHIEVEIAWLCAQKVRSAYRQGTHAAGRAVAEKILATFTSCPIPEVARLGKTLNRWRREFLGYFDTNGASNGGTEAINGLIELHRRIARGFRNRDNYRLRMLLIGGGLDMTHHTQR, via the coding sequence ATGCCTGAGCCTACGTTGTACTGCCGTGCGCGCGGCGACTACTGCACGTGTTGCGATCTGCTGGTCGGATTGCCCGGGCTGCATGTGCTCACCGCCGAACGGGATGACCACGACCGGCTGGTGGTGACGGTCGAGTCCGCGCCGGAGCCGATGGGATGCCGCTCCTGCGGGGTGATCGCCCGTGGTCACGGTCGGATCGAGGTCAGCCTGGTCGACGCGCCAGCGTTCGGGCGACCGGTGCGGATCATCTGGCGCAAGCGCCGGTGGCTGTGTCCAGATCCAGCCTGCGAGGTCGGCTCGTTCATCGAGCAGGACGAGAAGGTCGCTGCACCGCGAGCGGTGCTGACGACCCGGGCGTGCCGGTGGGCGATCGAGCAGATCCGCCGAGAGCACGCCTCCGTCAACGGGATCCGCCGTCAGCTCGGGACAGGATGGCGCACAGTGTGGGACTCGATCCAACCCCTGCTGCAGGCCGCTGACGAGGACCCATCCCGCTTCGAGGGCGTCGCGATCCTCGGGGTTGACGAGCATGTCTGGCATCACGTCTCGACCAAACCCATCCATCACGGCGGGCGCGGCCCCAAAGAGCTGACCGGGATGGTCGACCTGACCCGGGACGAGGGCGGGCGCACGAGGGCGCGGTTGCTCGATCTGGTGCCGGGCCGTTCCGGCAGGGTGTACAAGGACTGGCTCGACCAGCGCGGCGACGCCTTCCGAGCCCGGATCGAGGTGGCGACCCTGGACCCGTTCCATGGGTACAAGAACGCCATCGATGACCAGCTCGAGGACGCCCGCTCGGTCCTGGACGCCTTCCATGTGGTCAAGCTGGCCACCACTGTCGTCGATGATGTCCGCCGGCGGGTTCAGCAGCAGATCCACGGCCACCGCGGCCGCAAGAGCGATCCGCTGTACCGGGTCCGCAACGTCCTGCGCGCCGGCGCGGAGAATCTCACCGATCGGCAACGCGATCGGCTCGAGACGGCCTGGGCCGCTCACGAGCAACACATCGAGGTCGAAATCGCGTGGTTGTGCGCCCAGAAGGTTCGCTCCGCCTACCGTCAGGGCACTCATGCCGCCGGGCGAGCAGTCGCCGAGAAGATCCTCGCCACCTTCACCTCGTGTCCGATCCCCGAGGTCGCACGGCTGGGCAAGACCCTGAACAGATGGCGCCGCGAGTTCCTCGGCTACTTCGACACCAACGGCGCCAGCAACGGCGGCACTGAAGCCATCAATGGACTCATCGAACTCCACCGACGCATCGCCCGAGGCTTCCGCAACCGGGACAACTACCGCCTCCGGATGCTCCTCATCGGCGGCGGGTTAGACATGACACACCACACTCAACGGTGA
- a CDS encoding NAD(P)-dependent oxidoreductase — translation MANVVVLGGTGYTGGHIVAKAVRAGHHVTSFSRTGPSEPVDGVTYRTGSLGDAAIREQAVAGADVVIGALAPRGELEDSLAGVYREVAGLAAAGGVRFGVVGGFSALRPVEGAPRFYESGELPPEFAAEARAMGAVLDWLLSDAPQALDWFYVSPAGNYGSYVPGEDLGRYRIGGEVALFDAEGQSAISGPDFAAAIVAEIDTPTHRRAQFSVAY, via the coding sequence ATGGCGAACGTCGTCGTTCTGGGAGGTACGGGCTATACCGGGGGTCACATTGTGGCCAAGGCGGTGCGGGCGGGGCACCACGTCACGTCCTTCAGTCGCACAGGCCCGTCGGAGCCTGTCGATGGGGTCACCTATCGGACGGGTTCGTTGGGGGACGCGGCGATCCGTGAGCAGGCGGTGGCCGGCGCTGATGTCGTGATCGGTGCGCTGGCGCCGCGGGGTGAGCTGGAGGACTCCCTGGCAGGGGTGTATCGGGAGGTGGCCGGCCTGGCCGCGGCAGGCGGGGTCCGGTTCGGGGTGGTGGGCGGGTTCAGCGCGCTGCGACCTGTGGAGGGGGCTCCGCGGTTCTATGAGTCCGGGGAGCTGCCGCCGGAGTTCGCCGCTGAGGCGCGGGCGATGGGCGCGGTGCTGGATTGGTTGCTCAGCGACGCTCCGCAGGCGCTGGACTGGTTCTATGTCAGCCCGGCGGGGAACTACGGCTCCTACGTGCCTGGTGAGGACCTGGGCCGGTACCGGATCGGCGGGGAGGTCGCTCTGTTCGATGCTGAGGGGCAGTCGGCGATCAGCGGCCCGGACTTCGCCGCCGCGATCGTCGCGGAGATCGACACGCCCACCCACCGGCGGGCGCAGTTCTCCGTCGCCTACTGA
- a CDS encoding GAP family protein, translated as MAVLDSVNVSTIWIVVVILLAAKRPAATGWAYTVGAFVTFGTFTLLLYFGLNAAETWLDGLTLWLRRILFTIITVVFIVLGVRRFTARPRRGYGLPSWVNAWTALPLGLVATISDIPNAFPMFLAVERLIDTGIAPETAVPVLIGYTAIYALPTLAVLIVGLLYHDRLRARLQTLYDRYATGHTKPSGTIAALCFTAAAASLAILIFLIR; from the coding sequence TTGGCAGTGCTGGACTCGGTCAACGTCTCCACGATCTGGATCGTCGTGGTGATCCTGCTGGCCGCCAAGCGGCCCGCCGCCACCGGGTGGGCGTACACGGTCGGGGCGTTCGTGACGTTCGGGACCTTCACGCTGCTGCTCTACTTCGGGCTCAACGCCGCCGAGACCTGGCTGGACGGGTTGACGCTGTGGCTACGACGCATCCTGTTCACGATCATCACGGTGGTCTTCATCGTTCTCGGCGTCCGCCGGTTCACCGCGCGTCCCCGGCGCGGGTACGGACTGCCGTCCTGGGTGAACGCCTGGACCGCGCTTCCGCTCGGCCTGGTCGCCACGATCAGCGACATCCCCAACGCGTTCCCGATGTTCCTGGCCGTCGAACGCCTCATCGACACCGGCATCGCCCCCGAAACCGCGGTGCCCGTGCTGATCGGCTACACCGCGATCTACGCCCTGCCGACCCTCGCGGTCCTGATCGTCGGCCTGCTCTACCACGACCGTCTCCGGGCCCGGCTGCAAACCCTCTACGACCGCTACGCCACCGGCCACACCAAGCCCAGCGGCACGATCGCCGCCCTGTGCTTCACCGCAGCCGCCGCGAGCCTGGCCATCCTCATCTTCCTCATCCGATGA
- a CDS encoding DUF3817 domain-containing protein, producing MQHPSSRHPIGRTGRVFSIVAFVEAGTWTGLLIGMFLKYVTRTTELGVQIFGMAHGIAFLVYLIVTITAAVILRWRWWIALLAVLAAIPPLVTIPLEIWLARRGDLAPRRTRTATERILQDANDSR from the coding sequence GTGCAGCACCCCTCATCCCGCCACCCGATCGGCCGCACCGGTCGTGTGTTCTCGATCGTCGCGTTCGTCGAGGCCGGCACCTGGACCGGGCTGCTGATCGGCATGTTCCTCAAGTACGTCACGCGCACCACCGAGCTCGGGGTGCAGATCTTCGGCATGGCCCACGGCATCGCGTTCCTGGTCTACCTCATCGTCACCATCACCGCGGCGGTCATCCTGCGCTGGCGGTGGTGGATCGCGCTGCTGGCGGTCCTCGCCGCGATTCCCCCGCTGGTGACGATCCCGCTGGAGATCTGGCTCGCCCGCCGCGGGGACCTCGCCCCCCGCCGGACCCGTACCGCGACCGAGCGGATCCTCCAGGATGCAAATGACTCGCGGTGA
- a CDS encoding aminomethyltransferase family protein produces MYSSSLGSFTPYEFSDFRTEEESWKTTAYLHAGLNPASPYRLTGPDALRLLERACVNDFTRFSVGASKHAVMCNTNGHVMADGMVLRVGEEEFVSFFLNPYIDYLVATGEYDVTGQDLSGSLFLFQVGGPASLDIIQAATGEDFTDLEFIWHRESTIAHPTTGEPLPVRVFRLGVAGTLAYEVHGNTDDAPAVYEALMAAGADFGITRLGLRAYGLNHTENGFAQSFLHFLPAYTEDADFLAFLGVDAEHVFPRLPGSAGTDVSKRYFTPFELGWGHMVAFNHDFTGRHALQATPATRRPVTLIWNPEDVVAVYASQFTPGQQAQFMDFPANPIWTAHSTIVFADDVLHQGHPIGISSGRMFSSSYHSMISLAFLDETLAQEGTQVEIIWGDPGTHQRHIRATVGRYPMLHLPKNRTIDLTRRPSPPAS; encoded by the coding sequence CTGTACAGCAGCTCGCTGGGCAGCTTCACCCCGTATGAGTTCAGCGACTTCCGCACCGAGGAAGAGTCGTGGAAGACCACCGCGTACCTGCACGCCGGACTGAACCCCGCCTCTCCCTACCGGCTCACCGGCCCCGACGCCCTGCGCTTGCTGGAGCGGGCGTGTGTGAACGACTTCACCCGGTTCTCCGTCGGTGCGTCCAAGCACGCGGTGATGTGCAACACGAACGGGCACGTCATGGCTGACGGGATGGTCCTGCGGGTGGGCGAGGAGGAGTTCGTCAGCTTCTTCCTCAACCCCTACATCGACTACCTCGTCGCCACCGGTGAGTACGACGTCACCGGGCAAGACCTGTCCGGCAGCCTGTTCCTGTTCCAGGTCGGGGGTCCGGCGTCGTTGGACATCATCCAGGCCGCCACCGGTGAGGACTTCACCGACCTGGAGTTCATCTGGCACCGCGAATCCACCATCGCCCATCCCACCACCGGGGAACCGCTGCCGGTGCGGGTGTTCCGCCTCGGTGTCGCCGGGACGCTGGCGTACGAAGTGCACGGCAACACCGACGACGCCCCCGCGGTGTACGAGGCGCTCATGGCCGCCGGGGCTGACTTCGGTATCACGCGGCTGGGGTTGCGCGCCTACGGGCTCAACCACACCGAGAACGGGTTCGCGCAGTCGTTCCTGCACTTCCTGCCCGCCTACACCGAAGACGCCGACTTCCTGGCGTTCCTGGGCGTCGACGCCGAGCATGTGTTCCCTCGACTGCCAGGCAGCGCCGGAACGGACGTCTCCAAGCGGTACTTCACCCCCTTCGAGCTCGGCTGGGGGCACATGGTCGCCTTCAACCACGACTTCACCGGCAGACACGCCCTGCAAGCAACACCCGCCACCCGCCGACCCGTCACCTTGATCTGGAACCCCGAGGACGTCGTGGCCGTCTACGCCAGCCAGTTCACCCCCGGCCAGCAAGCCCAGTTCATGGACTTCCCGGCCAACCCGATCTGGACCGCGCACAGCACCATCGTGTTCGCCGACGACGTCCTGCACCAGGGCCACCCCATCGGCATCTCCAGCGGCCGCATGTTCAGCAGCAGCTACCACTCGATGATCTCGCTGGCCTTCCTGGACGAGACCCTCGCCCAGGAAGGAACGCAGGTGGAGATCATCTGGGGAGACCCCGGCACCCACCAAAGACACATCCGCGCCACCGTCGGGCGCTACCCGATGCTGCACCTGCCGAAGAACCGCACCATCGACCTCACCCGCCGCCCGTCCCCACCGGCGTCCTGA
- a CDS encoding TetR/AcrR family transcriptional regulator has translation MRPSKRTEILDAALRVIEAGGVTAVTFESVAEAAGMTKGGLLYHFPTREALLHALHEHLAGQWEASLVEAAGSSAEQATEAERLGAYARVATQSATRAELLLMLETANEPDMHATWNTVLTRWTPPLPEKGDLSQAQLRQVIARLAADGLWLHESFTTVPLATVVRAQITAAITDLAVQATDTESVTR, from the coding sequence ATGCGTCCCAGCAAGCGGACCGAGATCCTGGATGCCGCCCTGCGGGTGATCGAGGCCGGCGGGGTCACCGCGGTGACCTTCGAGTCCGTGGCCGAGGCCGCGGGCATGACCAAAGGCGGGCTGCTGTACCACTTCCCGACCCGGGAGGCGCTGCTCCACGCGCTGCACGAGCACCTCGCGGGGCAGTGGGAGGCGAGCCTGGTCGAGGCGGCCGGATCATCGGCCGAGCAGGCCACCGAGGCTGAGCGGTTGGGGGCGTACGCCCGCGTGGCGACCCAGAGCGCCACGCGCGCCGAGTTGCTGTTGATGCTCGAGACGGCCAACGAACCCGACATGCACGCCACCTGGAACACGGTCCTGACACGGTGGACACCGCCGCTGCCCGAGAAGGGGGACCTCTCGCAGGCCCAGCTTCGCCAGGTCATCGCCCGCCTCGCCGCCGACGGGCTCTGGCTGCACGAGTCCTTCACCACCGTGCCTCTGGCCACGGTCGTGCGTGCCCAGATCACCGCAGCGATCACCGACCTGGCCGTGCAGGCCACCGACACCGAGAGCGTGACCCGATGA
- a CDS encoding MFS transporter: protein MSLSKRQRWGLLATVAAGLLLITLDNSILYTALPTLVEELGASGSQSLWIINAYPVVMAGLLLGSGTLGDRIGHRRMFLIGLVVFGLASLGAAFAPSAGLLIAARAVLAVGAAAMMPATLALIRVSFEVERERNFAIAVWGSLAVVGAALGPIVGGVLLEHFWWGSVFLINVPVVIVALVAAMLIAPANDPDPSKRWDLISSVQAMVALVGAVFFIKELAHSPQNWVIVGAGLVAAVVGSVLFARRQRRLEQPLLEFSIFRNPAFSAGVLAAAFSMFAIGGSQLVTTQRYQLVEGFTPLQAGLLVAAVAIGSLPTALLGGAFLHRIGLLPLIAGGLAVASLGVVVVIIGVQADVFGVLVAGLLVTGAGLGGAMSVASTAIVGNVPARRAGMASSVEEVSYEFGSLTAVALLGSLLTFVYTTTVRLPAGAPEGAHESLSDALAVAGGDRAIIEAASSAFDTGFLVTMIILAVVLAVGAAVTGRLLRHHGPGTQSQAFSGNH, encoded by the coding sequence GTGAGTTTGAGCAAGCGGCAGCGGTGGGGTCTGCTGGCGACGGTGGCGGCGGGGCTGCTGTTGATCACCCTGGACAACTCGATCCTGTACACGGCGTTGCCGACGCTAGTGGAGGAGCTCGGGGCCTCGGGGTCGCAGAGCTTGTGGATCATCAACGCCTACCCGGTGGTGATGGCGGGTCTGCTGCTGGGGTCGGGCACGCTGGGGGACCGGATCGGGCACCGACGCATGTTCTTGATCGGTCTGGTGGTCTTCGGGCTGGCGTCCCTGGGGGCGGCGTTCGCGCCGTCTGCTGGGCTGCTGATCGCTGCGCGTGCGGTGCTGGCGGTAGGCGCGGCGGCGATGATGCCGGCCACACTGGCGCTGATCCGCGTCTCGTTCGAGGTCGAACGCGAACGCAACTTCGCGATCGCGGTGTGGGGGAGCCTGGCCGTGGTCGGAGCGGCGCTGGGCCCGATCGTGGGCGGGGTGCTGCTGGAGCACTTCTGGTGGGGTTCGGTGTTCCTAATCAACGTGCCCGTGGTCATCGTCGCGCTGGTCGCGGCGATGCTGATCGCACCGGCCAACGACCCTGACCCGTCCAAGAGGTGGGATCTGATCTCCTCGGTGCAGGCGATGGTCGCGCTGGTGGGTGCGGTGTTCTTCATCAAGGAGCTCGCGCACTCCCCGCAGAACTGGGTGATCGTTGGTGCGGGTTTGGTGGCCGCGGTGGTCGGGTCGGTGCTCTTCGCGCGCCGGCAGCGGCGCCTAGAGCAGCCGCTGCTGGAGTTCTCGATCTTCCGCAACCCGGCGTTCAGCGCCGGGGTGCTGGCGGCGGCGTTCTCGATGTTCGCGATCGGTGGGTCTCAGTTGGTCACCACCCAGCGGTATCAGCTCGTGGAGGGTTTTACCCCGCTGCAGGCCGGTCTGCTGGTCGCGGCGGTCGCGATCGGGTCGCTGCCCACGGCGCTGCTGGGCGGGGCGTTCCTGCACAGGATCGGCCTGCTGCCCCTGATCGCCGGGGGCCTTGCGGTCGCCTCGCTCGGGGTGGTCGTGGTGATCATCGGCGTGCAGGCCGACGTGTTCGGTGTGCTGGTCGCCGGGCTGCTAGTCACCGGCGCCGGGCTGGGCGGGGCGATGTCGGTGGCCTCGACCGCGATCGTGGGCAACGTGCCCGCCCGCCGCGCCGGGATGGCCTCCTCCGTCGAGGAGGTCTCCTATGAGTTCGGGTCCCTGACCGCTGTCGCGTTGCTGGGTAGCCTGCTCACCTTCGTCTACACCACCACCGTTCGGCTCCCTGCCGGGGCACCGGAGGGCGCGCACGAGAGCCTGTCGGATGCGCTGGCGGTAGCCGGCGGAGACCGGGCGATCATCGAGGCAGCCAGCAGTGCCTTCGACACCGGATTCTTGGTCACGATGATCATCCTCGCCGTGGTCCTGGCCGTAGGGGCCGCGGTCACCGGCCGGTTGCTGCGCCACCACGGGCCGGGCACTCAGTCTCAGGCCTTCTCGGGCAACCACTGA
- a CDS encoding NAD(P)H-binding protein, with protein MNEQHTQSVFVTTPTGNIGRHVAAQLIEDGHPVSVLVRDGSQVRLPEVVRERAQVFTGGMDDPDALTRASVGATGMFLALPPDPRTEDLAAQWASFTDAAVAAIRANAITHVVLVSTQGAGPDRGPPGHQ; from the coding sequence ATGAACGAGCAGCACACGCAGAGCGTGTTCGTGACCACCCCGACCGGCAACATCGGCCGGCACGTCGCCGCGCAGCTCATCGAGGACGGTCACCCCGTCTCGGTGCTGGTGCGTGATGGGAGCCAGGTGCGGCTGCCCGAAGTGGTGCGTGAGCGCGCCCAGGTGTTCACCGGGGGTATGGATGACCCCGACGCGCTCACCCGCGCCAGCGTCGGCGCGACCGGGATGTTCCTGGCCCTGCCGCCCGACCCGCGCACCGAGGACCTGGCCGCGCAGTGGGCCTCCTTCACCGACGCGGCCGTCGCCGCGATCCGCGCCAACGCCATCACCCATGTCGTCCTGGTCTCGACGCAGGGCGCGGGCCCTGATCGGGGTCCGCCTGGTCACCAGTGA
- a CDS encoding SUMF1/EgtB/PvdO family nonheme iron enzyme, producing MPPPAMTPLPPGRITLRDARRGTTRDVKLKPFEIAIHPLHDPDTGLPVAPLTWFDAAALCNALSATEGLQPAYAHAADRRSITWDPAADGYRVPTEAEWEYACRAGTVKPLVVV from the coding sequence ATGCCCCCGCCCGCAATGACTCCCCTACCCCCGGGCAGGATCACCCTGCGCGACGCACGCCGCGGGACCACACGGGACGTCAAGCTGAAGCCCTTCGAGATCGCCATCCATCCCCTCCACGACCCGGACACCGGCCTGCCGGTCGCGCCTCTGACCTGGTTCGACGCCGCCGCTCTCTGCAATGCGCTCTCCGCGACCGAGGGCCTGCAGCCGGCCTACGCTCACGCGGCAGACCGGCGCTCCATCACGTGGGACCCCGCCGCCGACGGCTACCGGGTGCCCACCGAGGCCGAGTGGGAGTACGCCTGCCGCGCTGGCACGGTCAAGCCCCTTGTGGTGGTGTAG
- a CDS encoding IS3 family transposase: MSTARFCQLFDMPERTWRRWQAKARTGTAVKGPWPQPGRQAARELVVKHALAHPAWGHRKIWAMVRHDGHVVSEATVLRILRDEGLILPAQYQRERRKLAERRKAAFATKPSGPNQVWQLDFSEFETTTGGTWRLAGCRDYWSKYEHPFHVSPTGNQYDAIDAIELALADYEAMFGHPLVEACPVDPETGELLAVVTIVTDNGGPFRSFRFESFIAAHPELHHVRTRVKTPGQNGSRERGFGTLKYERLYLDEIDDAIVLAERAEDYRIEYNELRPHEAVSWNRPKEVHLGLADPTTPTFKTKEILPTT; encoded by the coding sequence ATGTCGACCGCGAGGTTCTGCCAGCTCTTCGACATGCCCGAGCGGACCTGGCGCCGCTGGCAGGCCAAGGCCCGCACCGGGACGGCGGTGAAGGGACCGTGGCCGCAACCGGGACGGCAGGCCGCCAGGGAACTGGTGGTCAAGCACGCGCTGGCCCATCCGGCGTGGGGGCATCGGAAGATCTGGGCAATGGTCCGCCACGACGGGCATGTGGTTTCCGAGGCGACCGTGCTGCGGATCCTGCGCGACGAGGGGCTGATTCTGCCCGCGCAGTACCAACGGGAGCGACGGAAGCTGGCCGAGCGGCGCAAGGCCGCGTTCGCCACCAAGCCCTCAGGCCCGAACCAAGTCTGGCAGCTGGACTTCAGTGAGTTCGAGACCACCACCGGAGGGACCTGGCGGCTGGCCGGGTGCCGGGACTACTGGTCCAAGTACGAGCACCCCTTCCACGTTTCGCCCACCGGGAACCAGTACGACGCGATCGACGCGATCGAGTTGGCCCTGGCCGACTACGAGGCTATGTTCGGTCACCCGCTGGTCGAGGCCTGCCCGGTCGATCCCGAGACCGGTGAGCTGTTGGCCGTGGTGACCATCGTGACGGACAACGGCGGGCCGTTCCGGTCCTTCCGCTTCGAGTCCTTCATCGCCGCCCACCCCGAGCTACACCACGTGCGTACCCGAGTGAAGACCCCGGGGCAGAACGGGTCCCGTGAGCGCGGCTTCGGCACGCTGAAGTACGAGCGGCTCTACCTGGACGAGATTGACGACGCGATCGTGCTCGCCGAGCGGGCCGAGGACTACCGGATCGAGTACAACGAGCTCCGGCCCCACGAGGCCGTCTCATGGAACCGGCCCAAGGAGGTGCACCTGGGCCTGGCCGACCCCACCACCCCGACATTCAAAACCAAAGAAATCCTGCCAACTACTTGA
- a CDS encoding biotin transporter BioY, translating into MSRTAPDAPAVDTHPADARRRTASPGASLAKIAVMAALIAVMGAMPGIPVPGIPAPITLQTLGVMLAGLVLGPWRGAACLALFHGLVALGLPLLAGGRGGAAVFVGPSGGFLWGWIPGALVVGLIFHGYLRRRRAGAGTGGLIGSALLACVVGGIAVIYAFGIPGMHLLGGVPLDAAAIGSLAFIPGDLVKAVVASLLAAGLWKAYPRAFA; encoded by the coding sequence ATGTCCCGCACCGCCCCCGACGCCCCCGCCGTCGACACCCACCCCGCCGACGCCCGCCGCCGCACCGCCTCGCCCGGCGCGTCCCTGGCGAAGATCGCCGTGATGGCCGCGCTGATCGCCGTCATGGGCGCCATGCCCGGCATCCCGGTCCCCGGCATCCCCGCGCCCATCACCCTGCAGACCCTCGGCGTGATGCTGGCCGGCCTGGTGCTCGGGCCGTGGCGCGGGGCCGCGTGCCTGGCCCTGTTCCACGGGCTCGTGGCGCTCGGCCTGCCCCTGCTCGCCGGCGGCCGCGGCGGCGCGGCGGTGTTCGTGGGCCCCTCCGGCGGCTTCCTGTGGGGCTGGATCCCGGGGGCGCTCGTCGTCGGCCTGATCTTCCACGGCTACCTGCGTCGGCGCCGCGCCGGAGCCGGCACCGGCGGCCTGATCGGCTCCGCGCTGCTGGCGTGCGTGGTCGGCGGGATCGCCGTGATCTACGCGTTCGGCATCCCCGGCATGCACCTGCTCGGCGGCGTGCCGCTGGACGCCGCGGCGATCGGCTCGCTCGCCTTCATCCCGGGTGACCTGGTCAAGGCTGTCGTCGCTTCGCTCCTCGCGGCCGGCCTCTGGAAGGCCTACCCGCGCGCCTTCGCCTGA